The following coding sequences lie in one Apium graveolens cultivar Ventura chromosome 3, ASM990537v1, whole genome shotgun sequence genomic window:
- the LOC141713705 gene encoding uncharacterized protein LOC141713705 isoform X1, whose protein sequence is MAPKGIPLMEVFNMVYLGAKNVQAMDQHGFITLISDKGSQFLYSIREEHVDATQPAIRFKDDICVTVNGPTCYFKNLRMEFDLFSHAYKDTLNIRWMPEDYEDCCDTEALLEHLPEVDLLEKRVQSRDGTREISILMGLFLNATVANVKVKLLGNFVGLDVYGVVAASNSKVDDCKGTSVLFARKANREISLGADGLIPLSQSRVAVPLNSVLSVEISLHVNGECYRASVPVRAKYSGTSHEKDSESVFEVSVEWDANRESVYSEYDHAYAGF, encoded by the exons ATG GCGCCTAAAGGGATTCCTCTGATGGAGGTGTTCAACATGGTATATTTAGGTGCTAAAAACGTACAAGCTATGGACCAACATGGATTTATCACATTGATTTCTGATAAAGGTTCTCAATTTCTTTATAGCATACGTGAAGAACATGTTGATGCAACTCAGCCTGCAATTCGCTTTAAGGATGACATTTGTGTCACAGTTAATGGACCAACCTGTTATTTCAAAAATCTTCGAATGGAGTTCGATCTCTTTTCTCATGCCTACAAAGACACTCTTAACATACGTTGGATGCCCGAAGATTATGAAGATTGTTGTGATACTGAAGCTCTTTTAGAACATCTTCCTGAGGTGGATCTACTAGAAAAACGTGTACAATCCCGTGATGGCACCAGAGAGATCTCGATTTTGATGGGGTTGTTTCTTAATGCTACGGTAGCCAATGTGAAGGTTAAGTTGTTAGGCAACTTTGTTGGTTTGGATGTTTATGGAGTAGTAGCTGCTAGTAACAGCAAAGTGGACGATTGCAAGGGTACAAGTGTGCTTTTTGCTAGGAAGGCTAACAGAGAGATTAGTTTAGGAGCTGATGGTCTCATTCCGTTGTCCCAATCCCGTGTTGCTGTGCCATTGAATTCTGTGCTCTCCGTTGAAATTTCTCTACATGTTAATGGGGAGTGTTACAGAGCCAGTGTTCCCGTAAGGGCTAAATACTCCGGGACTTCTCATGAGAAAGATTCTGAATCCGTTTTCGAAGTAAGTGTGGAGTGGGATGCTAACAGAGAATCGGTATATTCCGAATATGACCATGCATATGCCGGTTTCTAA
- the LOC141713705 gene encoding uncharacterized protein LOC141713705 isoform X2 produces MEVFNMVYLGAKNVQAMDQHGFITLISDKGSQFLYSIREEHVDATQPAIRFKDDICVTVNGPTCYFKNLRMEFDLFSHAYKDTLNIRWMPEDYEDCCDTEALLEHLPEVDLLEKRVQSRDGTREISILMGLFLNATVANVKVKLLGNFVGLDVYGVVAASNSKVDDCKGTSVLFARKANREISLGADGLIPLSQSRVAVPLNSVLSVEISLHVNGECYRASVPVRAKYSGTSHEKDSESVFEVSVEWDANRESVYSEYDHAYAGF; encoded by the coding sequence ATGGAGGTGTTCAACATGGTATATTTAGGTGCTAAAAACGTACAAGCTATGGACCAACATGGATTTATCACATTGATTTCTGATAAAGGTTCTCAATTTCTTTATAGCATACGTGAAGAACATGTTGATGCAACTCAGCCTGCAATTCGCTTTAAGGATGACATTTGTGTCACAGTTAATGGACCAACCTGTTATTTCAAAAATCTTCGAATGGAGTTCGATCTCTTTTCTCATGCCTACAAAGACACTCTTAACATACGTTGGATGCCCGAAGATTATGAAGATTGTTGTGATACTGAAGCTCTTTTAGAACATCTTCCTGAGGTGGATCTACTAGAAAAACGTGTACAATCCCGTGATGGCACCAGAGAGATCTCGATTTTGATGGGGTTGTTTCTTAATGCTACGGTAGCCAATGTGAAGGTTAAGTTGTTAGGCAACTTTGTTGGTTTGGATGTTTATGGAGTAGTAGCTGCTAGTAACAGCAAAGTGGACGATTGCAAGGGTACAAGTGTGCTTTTTGCTAGGAAGGCTAACAGAGAGATTAGTTTAGGAGCTGATGGTCTCATTCCGTTGTCCCAATCCCGTGTTGCTGTGCCATTGAATTCTGTGCTCTCCGTTGAAATTTCTCTACATGTTAATGGGGAGTGTTACAGAGCCAGTGTTCCCGTAAGGGCTAAATACTCCGGGACTTCTCATGAGAAAGATTCTGAATCCGTTTTCGAAGTAAGTGTGGAGTGGGATGCTAACAGAGAATCGGTATATTCCGAATATGACCATGCATATGCCGGTTTCTAA